Genomic window (Planctomycetia bacterium):
CCGCCACGACCGCCCTTGTATTCGACGTCAGTACCCTCGTAGTACCGAAGGTCATCGAAAAGCTGAAGCTGCTGACTCATCGCAATTTCAAGGCAGGGGTATGACCTTCACCGACTCGATCCCCCGGTCGTCGACGATCTTGACCGCGACTCTCTTGTTCTCGCCGGCTTCGAAAGGCAGCGACACCGTGCCCTTGAATTTCTCCAGCAGATCCTCGTCGAGTTCGGCGCGAATGTCCTTCTTCAGCTTGTGCCAGCCTTCGTCCTTGCCTGCCATCGGAAAAAACACCTGGCGGGGAAAGAGCGACCGGTCGTCATAGTCGATGTCCAGCAGCCACATGGCGATCTTGGCTTTGCCGCCCGACACCAGCTCGCCCTTTGCCGTGTCGAAGTAGTCGAAGCCGTTGACCTCGATCTCGTAGAGCCCGTCCTTACGCTTGCGCAGTTCCACGTCCGGCTGGCCCATCAGCCAGAAGCTCTGGTTGCTGGAGCGGGCCTTCTTGAGGTCTTCGGTCAGGAGGTCGGTGTTCATCTTGGCCTTGAGGGCGGTGATTCCCTTGAAGGCGTCGATATCCTTGGCCGCCTCGGGGTCGAACTCGAAGGCGCAGAACACCGCCATTTTCGGCAGCGGGAACAACTCACCGGCCTCGCGCAGCGCATGCTCCACCTGCCGCTGCTCCAGCGCACCGTGCTCCGGGCCAAAGCTCACCACCACGCGCTCGCCCGTGTCGAGCACGCCGAGTGCGTGCAGGCAGACCGTGCCTGGGAGCGTTTCAAGGCTGGCGAATCTGAGCATCTGCCCGCCTTTGCCGCGGATGCCGGTTTTCAGCAGCTCGTCGCGCCAGGAGTGCTGACGTGCCGATTCGCCCGAACGCGCGATGGAGACATCGGCATCCTTGGGTTGTTCGGCTTCGTCGAGAGAGAGCACGGTGGGGAATGGGACCGCTTCGACCGTGAACGGGCCGGTGATGCGCATTTTGGTGCGGGATTTTTCGGGTTGGTCGTAGAGGATCTCGGAGTCGGCGTGCGAGGCGATGGAGGCGTCCATTTCCTTTTGCATTCTCATGCGGGCTACGTGGAAGGTGTCGAAGGGCTTGCGCATGGAGGCTGCCCAATCCTCTGGAAAATCGAACGGCACCTCCCATTCCTGAAGGGCTGCACCTTTGGATAAATTCAGCTTCTCGCCCTTGCGGTTGCCCTCCGTCACTTGCAGTGCTTCGGCGGGTGGATGCTTCTTGAGTGCCGCATTCAAATCCTTCAATGCGCTTTCGATGGCCGGGTGCAAGCGGGCGTAGTTTTCGTCGATTTCGGGGTTGTTGGCGATTGACTTGAGCATCACGTGCGGGACGGTCTTGTAGATGAAGCCGCCCTTTAGTCCCTCATGCGGATAGCGCAGTTCGTAGTAGTCGAAGCTCGCGGTCATCAATCGTTGCTTGGCGAGCGTTATCGCAACGCGCGATGTATCGCAGGTGATCCAGCGGCGGCCCCATTTTTCGGCGACAAATGCTGAGGTACCTGATCCGCACGTGGGATCAAGAACCAGATCGCCCGGATCTGTGGTCATGAGAAGGCAGCGCTCGACTATGCTCTGACTTGATTGAACTACATAGATCTTGTCCGAAGCACCGGCGACATCATCCCAAACAGCTGTAATTGGGTAGGCTGGAAAATCGTCGATATATCGTACATACGCCAAGGTCGATGAACGTTCCGAAATCC
Coding sequences:
- a CDS encoding site-specific DNA-methyltransferase; amino-acid sequence: MDDTRREALAGLLLGLVPPNGSAIGNQSLRERFLEAAKAAGYKNTGSALDVAFESLREELLQKGVLAKGKGRGGSVLRAQAEDAASFELGALTSPSPEEPVSPAKAKAAAVRKSGEGEPQVLSYRHSERRKNNPQVGLVNEATDPPQPKTTWRYDPHLDPVLAFDSARSQVERLVDDALASGDAEVMRAALAELKRAGSPYLQWTGKAERTSFDVDTVSLHVHERIDPMSILSVVSKRIKEGKGGKTSGVQPSLFDAPFENLPLRDAVDFYKHDRGWSNRMIAGDSLLVMNSLLQKEGMAGQVQMIYFDPPYGIKYGSNFQPFTGKRDVKDGRDEDLTQEPEMIKAFRDTWELGIHSYLTYLRDRLLLAKELLHESGSVFVQISDENLHHVREILDDVFGADNFCSLITVKKTGGQTSELLPRVADYLVWYAKLAKQVKYRQMFQTKEVGIGEGSGARYDQVEEGDGSRRAMTKPERENTKSVPAGARPYQLTSLISAGFRELTTVDFSFRTRKFFPGDNSNWKTHLSGMERLARVHRISERSSTLAYVRYIDDFPAYPITAVWDDVAGASDKIYVVQSSQSIVERCLLMTTDPGDLVLDPTCGSGTSAFVAEKWGRRWITCDTSRVAITLAKQRLMTASFDYYELRYPHEGLKGGFIYKTVPHVMLKSIANNPEIDENYARLHPAIESALKDLNAALKKHPPAEALQVTEGNRKGEKLNLSKGAALQEWEVPFDFPEDWAASMRKPFDTFHVARMRMQKEMDASIASHADSEILYDQPEKSRTKMRITGPFTVEAVPFPTVLSLDEAEQPKDADVSIARSGESARQHSWRDELLKTGIRGKGGQMLRFASLETLPGTVCLHALGVLDTGERVVVSFGPEHGALEQRQVEHALREAGELFPLPKMAVFCAFEFDPEAAKDIDAFKGITALKAKMNTDLLTEDLKKARSSNQSFWLMGQPDVELRKRKDGLYEIEVNGFDYFDTAKGELVSGGKAKIAMWLLDIDYDDRSLFPRQVFFPMAGKDEGWHKLKKDIRAELDEDLLEKFKGTVSLPFEAGENKRVAVKIVDDRGIESVKVIPLP